The DNA region CCGGTCGATCATGGGGCTGGTCGAGGAGCCCGGGGAGGTCCTCCCCGGTTCGTCGATCAGGTTCAGGGGCGAGGAGATCACCGGCTACGACACCGCCCAGTACCAGGAGCTGCGGGGCAGCGGCATCGGGATGATCTTCCAGGACCCGCTGTCGTCGCTCAACCCCGTGTTCACCGTCGGCAACCAGATCAAGGAGGCGCTGAAGGTCAACCGCGGGATCACCGGCGAGGCCGCCCGCGAGGAAGCCATCGAGCTGCTCGAGGCGGTCCAGATCCCGGACGCGGCCCGCCGGCTGGGGGAGTACCCCCACGAGTTCTCCGGCGGGATGCGCCAGCGGGCGGTCATCGCGATGATGCTCGCCTGCGAACCCGAGGTGCTGATCTGCGACGAGCCGACGACCGCGCTGGACGTGACCATCCAGGCGCAGATCCTGGAGCTCCTGCGGGACCTCCAGGAGGAACGCGGCCTGTCGATCCTGTTCATCACCCACGACATGGGCGTCATCGCCGACGTCACCGACCGCGTGAACGTGATGTACGCCGGCGAGATCGTCGAGAAGGCGCCGACCGAGGAGCTGTTCGCGAACCCGCGCCACCCCTACACGGAGGGACTGCTTGAGGCGATCCCCGGCCAGCACGCCGACGAGGACCGCCTGCGGACCATCGAGGGCGAGGTGCCGACCCCCAACGAGGCGGCGACCCACTGCCGGTTCGCGCCGCGGTGCCCGAAGGCCTTCGAGGAGTGCGAGGCGGTCCACCCGGAGCTCGTCGAGGTCGACGAGAGCACGACCGACCACACCGCGGCCTGCCTGCTCTACCCCGAACACATGACGACGCCGGAGGCCGTCGCCCACCACGAGCGACTGGGCGAGGCCGACGACGAGGCCGCCGACGCGGACGAAGGGACGGGCCCGGCGGAGCCCGGCGACGACGTCGCGGCCGACGGAGGTGACCGACGATGAGCGAGATGACCCAGCAACGCGGTCGAACCGAACCGAGGGGAACCGGCGAGACGCTCGTCGAGGTCGAGGGGCTCAAGAAGTACTACGGCGGCGACGGCGTCTTCGCGGACCCGCCGGTCAAGGCCGTCGACGGCGTGAGCTTCCGGATCCAGCGCGGCGAGACGCTCGGGCTCGTCGGCGAGTCCGGCTGCGGGAAGACGACGCTCGGGCGGACGCTCGTGCAGCTGGAGACGGCCACCGAGGGCACCGTCGAGTTCGACGGGACCGACGTGACCGAGCTGACCGGCGAGCGGCTCAAGCAGTGGCGGCGCAACGCCCAGATCGTCTTCCAGGACCCCGAGTCCAGCCTCAACGACCGGATGACCATCGGCGAGATCGTCCGCGAGCCGCTGGACGTCCACGAGGTGGGCACGCCCGCCGAGCGCCGCGAGAAGGTCAAGGACCTGCTGGCCCAGGTCGGGCTCCAGCCCGAGCACTACTACCGGTACCCCCACCAGTTCTCCGGCGGCCAGCGCCAGCGGATCGGGATCGCCCGCGCGCTGGCGCTGGAACCGGAGTTCGTCGTCCTCGACGAGCCCGTCTCGGCGCTGGACACCTCCGTCCAGGCGAAGATCCTCAACCTGCTGGAGGACCTGCAGGACGAGTTCGACCTGACCTACCTGTTCATCGCTCACGACCTCTCCGTCGTGCGACACATCTGCGACCGCGTCGCGGTGATGTACCTCGGGAAGATCATGGAGATCGGGGCGACCGAGGAGCTGTACACCGACCCGGCCAACCCCTACACCCACTCGCTGCTGTCGGCGATCCCCGAGCCCGACCCGACCGTCCAGAAGGACCGGATCACGCTCCCGGGGACGCCGCCGAGCCCGCGGGACCCGCCGACGGGGTGTCAGCTGACGACCCGCTGTCCGGCGAAGATCTACCCCGAGGAGTACGACCACGTCGACCCCGAGACGTGGCACGACATCGAGCGGTTCCGCGAGGTGATCCGCGAGCGCACCCGCATCGACCTGACGGTCCGCGACCGGATCCGCCGGTCGCTCGGCGCCTTCCACCGGTTCGACGACATCGACGAGACGGTCGCCGACATGTTCGGCGACGGCGTCCCCGACGAGGTCCGCGAGCACGTCGAGCGGGCCGCCGAGCACGTCAAGGAGGGGTACCCCGACCGGGCGCGCGAGTACATGAGCACGCAGTTCGACGGCGTCTGCGACACCGAGCGGCCGGAGCTGTACCCGGTGGGCGAGACCGACCGGCTGAGCTACTGCCACCGCCACTCCGGGGAGTACGAGAGCGTCGAGTCGGTGCTCGGTCGCGGGTCCGATGGCGAGTAAGCGACTCCTGCTCGCGGAGTTCGCCGTCTGGGTGCTCGCCGTCGGCGGACTCGTCGCCGGGGGCGCCGTCCTCGTCGGCTACCTCGTCGGCGGGACGCTCGTCGCCGCCAAGTACGCCGTCTTCCTCGTCGGCGTCGCCCTGTTCGGGATCGGCAGCCTCGGCATCCAGCCGACCCCCTCCTACAAGGACGAGAAGCGGGTGACCCTGGAGTCGAAGCGCCAGACCGGCTTCGAGGCCCGGCTGCAGGAGATCCCCCCGCTGCGGGGCGAACGGGTCCCGTTCGACCAGCGGGTCAGCCGCGACAAGAAGGTCTTCGCCGCCAGCCTGGTCGTCCTCGGCGTCTCGCTCGTCATGGAGTTCGGCTTCGGGATCCGCCCCTGACCGACCGAACCGGGCTCGGCGGTCGGACGCGGAACGGCATCCCGTCCCGCCCGGGACCGACCGCCCGGTGCACCACCCTTTACTGTGTGAACGGCGTTGACCGAAGTATGCCCCACCACGCCGAGAGTCCGGACGACGTCGACCGGAAGGAGGTCGTCGCCGACCACAGCGAGGAACTCAAGACCAACTGGCAGCGGGCGCTCGAGGACATGCAGGCGATGGCCGACGACCGCGAGGACCAGGGCTACGAGACGCTGGCCGTCCCGGCGGGGGACACGACGACGCTCTCGCCGTCGATGGGCGACGACGACACCTGGGGGCTCTCCCACGTCGTCCCGGACAACTTCGCCGAGGAGGTCGAGACGTACGTCGAGCGGTCCGACTTCGAGGAGACGGGCGTCTACCAGCTGGAGAGCGGCGGGTTCGTCTTCGTCGTGACCGAGTGCATCGACCACGACGAGGAACTCGTCCTCTTCGTCGCCGGCTCCTACGACATGCGCTTCTCGGCCGGCCTCGTCCGCACCGCCGTCGAGCGCGACGAGATGTACACCCACCTCAGGACCCTCGACGGCACGGACCTGGGCACCGTCCGCCACGACGACCCCGCCGACTTCTTCCCCGAACCCGAGCAGTTCTACGCCTACGACATCACCGAGAGCGACGAGCGCTGACCTCCTGGGCCGTGTCAACACGGCTCGTGAAACTGAGTTCAGTAGCCTCGCCTACAGAAATGTATTTCAGATTACCATTAAGGGGGCGGCCGGCGTAGCATCGAGTGTGATGAGACGAACCGGTCCCCCGGTCGCTTCGGCCGGCCTGCCGACGCAGTACAGCCTGGCGCGCACCCTGCTGGTCTCGCTGGCGATGTCGCTCGCGGTCGCGGTCGCCGCGCTCGTGGTCATGTACCCGGGCGTCGCGGCGCTGGCGGCCGCGCTCGCGGCGGTCTCGTGGGTGCTGACGGCGGTGATCGTCCGCGTGCGGCTGCGGCGCCGCCCGGTCACCCGCGTCCTGATGGTCCGGGTCCCGTTCACCGACATCCACGTCGAGGTCTGACCCGCCGGCGCGCCCTCCGAACAGCCCGTTTTCCCCTTCCCGCTCGCTTCGACGGCTCGCGAGCCACGCGACCGGACCGTAACCGCTATTCCGCCGGAGGGGCGACGGACGAACGCGCGAGGGTGGCTGAGCTAGGCCAAAGGCGGCGGGCTTAAGACCCGCTCCCGAAGGGGTCCGTGGGTTCGAATCCCACCCCTCGCACTCTGTCGCTCGCAACTCGCGAGCGACTGCTCCCGCGACGCGACACAACGGTCTTTTGCCGGCGAGCGCCCAATTCCGGGTGATGACCGACGAGACGCCGGCCGGAGCGCGCGAGGCCTTCGAGGGCCACGACGCGTTCGCGGCCGCCGACGGGGGCTACCGCGTGACGACGACCGTCTTCGACGCCGAGGTGACGGCGAGCGAGCGCGACGACTACGCGACCGACTTCCGGGTGCGCGTCGACGTGCCGACGCTCCGGGCCGCTACCGAGGACGGCGAGGTCGGCGAGGCCGTCCAGTCGGGGTGGCTCGACACGCTCGAACGCCGACTGGAAGACGCGCCGATGGCCACGCGGGCCTCGGTCGACCTCGACGGCTTCGACGTGACGACCGCCGACGGGACCGTCACCGTCACCTACGAGTTCGGCTACGGCGACGCCGCCCGCGGGGTCGAGATCGCGAAGACGCTCGTCGAGTACGTCGAGGGGACCTACGTCGAGGGCGTCGTCCCCGGCTACGAGTACGGCGAGCCGGTGACCGACCTGCTGAGCGCCGCGGCGACCGACGACGACGGCGAGCGCGGCGGGACGCCGCTGTAGCTCGCGGCTCGGATCTCCGGCGCACGCGGTTCACTGGTCGCCGATCACGTCGCTGGCGATGTTGCGCCCGCGGGCCTTCAGGCGCACGTCGCGGCGGACGCGCTTCTCCCGGAGGATGCCCTCCTCGACGAGGCGGTCGAAGACGGCCTCGACCGCCTCGACCTCCATGCCGACGAACTCCGGGATCTCGAACGGCGAGACGCCCGAATAGAGGGCCATCAGGACCTCCATCTCGGTCTGGTCGAGGTCGGCGTCGGTCGCGTTCTGGAGTTCGCCCTGTCTGACGAGCGATTCGAGGATGGAGACGTGGCGGGTCGTCCCCGAGACGTAGGTCTGGACGCTCGTGCCCTCCTCGTCGGTGTGTTCGATCTCGAGGATGCGGCGCTCGTCCCCGCGGACGGCGCCGTCCCGGGCCTCGACGGTGCCCACGTCGACGAGTTCGATCTCGACGAACTGGCCGCTGGCGATAGCCAGGCCGACGTGGTCGGACTCGACGTTGATCCGGGCCTTGCCCCACTCGGTGTCCCGGACGACGCCCCCCTCGACGGCGGGGTGTTTCACGAGTGCCACCTCGCCGTCGAGCAGGGCGGTGTACAGCGACTCCTCGAACTCGTCGGCGTCGGCCGGGGCGACGAGGAACACGTCGTTGCCGGTCTGGACCGAGAAGTAGCCTGAGACGGCGGCCATCGCGTTGTTGCTGTTCTTGCGGTTCTTGACGGTGCTGACCTTCGCGAGGGCGATCTGGCGCTTGCCCTCGTTGCTCGCGAGCACGAGCCGCTTGTTCGAGAGGAGGATCCGGCCGCCGAGCCACTCCAGGTCGTTGACCTTCCGGCCGCTCTTGACGACCTGGACGAACCGGCCCTGGGTGTCGGCCAGCGGCCGCTCCTCGTCGCTCACGGTCGGTCACCTCTCTCCCCGCTCATCCGCGACCACCCAGCTTCGAGATGGCCGAGAAGGCGCGCTTGCGGATCTGCTCGTCTTCGGTCTCGTCGAGCAGCGAGTCCAGCCGCTGGCGGGAGCGCTCGCCGCCGACCTTGCCGAGCGTGAACACG from Halosimplex halophilum includes:
- a CDS encoding CheF family chemotaxis protein, whose protein sequence is MSDEERPLADTQGRFVQVVKSGRKVNDLEWLGGRILLSNKRLVLASNEGKRQIALAKVSTVKNRKNSNNAMAAVSGYFSVQTGNDVFLVAPADADEFEESLYTALLDGEVALVKHPAVEGGVVRDTEWGKARINVESDHVGLAIASGQFVEIELVDVGTVEARDGAVRGDERRILEIEHTDEEGTSVQTYVSGTTRHVSILESLVRQGELQNATDADLDQTEMEVLMALYSGVSPFEIPEFVGMEVEAVEAVFDRLVEEGILREKRVRRDVRLKARGRNIASDVIGDQ
- a CDS encoding ABC transporter ATP-binding protein; amino-acid sequence: MSAPYSGDAGASARDRDGEEPVLSVRDLRTVFRTDRETIHAVDGIDLDLYEGETVGLVGESGSGKSVTARSIMGLVEEPGEVLPGSSIRFRGEEITGYDTAQYQELRGSGIGMIFQDPLSSLNPVFTVGNQIKEALKVNRGITGEAAREEAIELLEAVQIPDAARRLGEYPHEFSGGMRQRAVIAMMLACEPEVLICDEPTTALDVTIQAQILELLRDLQEERGLSILFITHDMGVIADVTDRVNVMYAGEIVEKAPTEELFANPRHPYTEGLLEAIPGQHADEDRLRTIEGEVPTPNEAATHCRFAPRCPKAFEECEAVHPELVEVDESTTDHTAACLLYPEHMTTPEAVAHHERLGEADDEAADADEGTGPAEPGDDVAADGGDRR
- a CDS encoding DUF7555 family protein; this translates as MASKRLLLAEFAVWVLAVGGLVAGGAVLVGYLVGGTLVAAKYAVFLVGVALFGIGSLGIQPTPSYKDEKRVTLESKRQTGFEARLQEIPPLRGERVPFDQRVSRDKKVFAASLVVLGVSLVMEFGFGIRP
- a CDS encoding DUF7529 family protein, with protein sequence MPHHAESPDDVDRKEVVADHSEELKTNWQRALEDMQAMADDREDQGYETLAVPAGDTTTLSPSMGDDDTWGLSHVVPDNFAEEVETYVERSDFEETGVYQLESGGFVFVVTECIDHDEELVLFVAGSYDMRFSAGLVRTAVERDEMYTHLRTLDGTDLGTVRHDDPADFFPEPEQFYAYDITESDER
- a CDS encoding oligopeptide/dipeptide ABC transporter ATP-binding protein, coding for MSEMTQQRGRTEPRGTGETLVEVEGLKKYYGGDGVFADPPVKAVDGVSFRIQRGETLGLVGESGCGKTTLGRTLVQLETATEGTVEFDGTDVTELTGERLKQWRRNAQIVFQDPESSLNDRMTIGEIVREPLDVHEVGTPAERREKVKDLLAQVGLQPEHYYRYPHQFSGGQRQRIGIARALALEPEFVVLDEPVSALDTSVQAKILNLLEDLQDEFDLTYLFIAHDLSVVRHICDRVAVMYLGKIMEIGATEELYTDPANPYTHSLLSAIPEPDPTVQKDRITLPGTPPSPRDPPTGCQLTTRCPAKIYPEEYDHVDPETWHDIERFREVIRERTRIDLTVRDRIRRSLGAFHRFDDIDETVADMFGDGVPDEVREHVERAAEHVKEGYPDRAREYMSTQFDGVCDTERPELYPVGETDRLSYCHRHSGEYESVESVLGRGSDGE
- a CDS encoding DUF5813 family protein, with translation MTDETPAGAREAFEGHDAFAAADGGYRVTTTVFDAEVTASERDDYATDFRVRVDVPTLRAATEDGEVGEAVQSGWLDTLERRLEDAPMATRASVDLDGFDVTTADGTVTVTYEFGYGDAARGVEIAKTLVEYVEGTYVEGVVPGYEYGEPVTDLLSAAATDDDGERGGTPL